From a region of the Zingiber officinale cultivar Zhangliang chromosome 10B, Zo_v1.1, whole genome shotgun sequence genome:
- the LOC122030127 gene encoding probable serine/threonine-protein kinase At1g01540, translating into MTDERSSIGSSQEAPQIYRFNLEEIECATHYFSEVNLLSKKSSFAATYKGILRDGTEVAVKRINKTSCKSEEAEFLMGLKALTLLRHENLVGLRGFCYSRARGECFLIHDFVANGSLSEYLDVKCDEIHKVLDWSVRVCIIKGIAKGMEYLHSDKPSKPSLLHQNMSSTKVLIDRHFNPLLSSSALHKLLADDAIFSSLKTSAAMGYLAPEYSTN; encoded by the exons ATGACCGATGAGAGGAGCAGTATCGGGTCATCTCAAGAGGCTCCTCAGATCTATAGGTTTAACTTGGAGGAGATAGAATGTGCTACTCATTACTTTTCAGAGGTGAATTTACTTAGCAAGAAAAGCAGCTTTGCGGCAACATACAAGGGGATACTACGCGATGGAACGGAGGTTGCAGTGAAGAGGATCAACAAGACTAGTTGCAAGTCAGAGGAAGCTGAGTTTCTCATGGGTTTGAAGGCATTGACATTGCTAAGGCATGAGAACCTAGTTGGATTAAGGGGCTTCTGTTATTCAAGAGCAAGAGGAGAGTGTTTCCTCATTCATGATTTTGTTGCAAATGGGAGTTTGTCGGAATATCTAGATGTCAAATGCGATGAGATTCACAAGGTCCTTGATTGGTCTGTAAGAGTTTGTATCATCAAAGGCATTGCTAAAG GTATGGAATATCTCCACAGCGACAAACCTAGCAAGCCCTCCTTGCTCCATCAAAACATGTCATCGACAAAAGTCCTCATTGACCGCCATTTCAACCCCCTACTCTCCAGTTCTGCCCTGCACAAACTATTAGCAGACGATGCCATTTTCTCCTCTCTCAAAACAAGTGCTGCCATGGGCTACTTAGCCCCCGAGTACTCtaccaattaa